A region from the Triticum aestivum cultivar Chinese Spring chromosome 3D, IWGSC CS RefSeq v2.1, whole genome shotgun sequence genome encodes:
- the LOC123075496 gene encoding chitinase CLP-like — MSLRRSSAAALAALLALAVLLGTSADDGGQGQPIVARVSKDASTSLYTIAIKVGGVPLLVDLAGPMLWLANCPTPHRIIPCVSHDCDDVSTTYRPPGCPKPNLRGDGPCACPAYPRNPVDGRCRSDDATTITLAANATDGQNPLYPVTFRAVGSCAPGELLESLPAGAAGVAGLSRLPLSLPTQFASLLKVANEFALCLPSGGDGVAVFGGGPFQLLAAPPVELAERLRENPLPLLKHPYNGGYYFGITGIAVNQQRVPTPDGVFDLDAGSGTGGAVFSTVTPYTALRWDIYWPLRNAFDVATSGIARADKVAPFDLCYQASALTVTRVGYAVASIELMLDGGRNWTLPGASSLVQVNDNTVCFAFVQMASSMPAAIDSPAVILGGHQMENNLLMFDLVKETFAFSGLLLGIRTTCSNFNFTMGSSY; from the coding sequence ATGTCACTACGCCGCAGCTCAGCGGCTGCGCTCGCGGCGCTGCTGGCGCTGGCGGTGCTGCTGGGCACGTCGGCGGACGATGGCGGCCAGGGCCAACCAATCGTGGCGCGCGTGAGCAAGGACGCCTCCACCTCCCTCTACACCATCGCCATCAAGGTCGGCGGCGTGCCGCTCCTCGTCGACCTCGCCGGCCCGATGCTCTGGCTCGCCAACTGCCCCACCCCGCACCGCATCATCCCCTGCGTCTCCCACGACTGCGACGACGTCTCCACTACGTACCGCCCGCCTGGCTGCCCGAAGCCCAACCTTCGTGGAGACGGGCCGTGCGCCTGCCCTGCATACCCGCGCAACCCGGTCGACGGGCGCTGCCGCTCTGACGACGCCACCACGATCACCCTCGCCGCCAATGCCACGGACGGTCAGAACCCGCTCTACCCGGTCACCTTCCGCGCCGTCGGGTCCTGCGCGCCAGGGGAGCTCCTGGAGTCGCTCCCGGCGGGAGCGGCCGGCGTCGCGGGCCTCTCAAGGCTACCGCTGTCGCTACCGACCCAGTTCGCGTCCTTGCTCAAGGTAGCGAACGAGTTCGCGTTGTGCCTgcccagcggcggcgacggcgtggcAGTCTTCGGCGGCGGCCCGTTCCAGCTcctggcggcgccgcccgtggAGCTCGCCGAGCGCCTCCGCGAGAACCCGCTCCCGCTCCTCAAGCACCCCTACAACGGCGGCTACTACTTCGGCATCACCGGCATCGCCGTGAACCAGCAGCGCGTGCCGACGCCGGACGGCGTCTTCGACCTCGACGCCGGCAGCGGCACGGGCGGCGCCGTCTTCAGCACCGTCACGCCCTACACCGCGCTCCGCTGGGACATCTACTGGCCGCTCCGCAACGCGTTCGACGTGGCCACGAGCGGCATCGCGCGCGCGGACAAGGTGGCGCCGTTCGACCTGTGCTACCAGGCGTCCGCGCTCACCGTGACCCGGGTGGGCTACGCCGTGGCCAGCATCGAGCTGATGCTGGACGGCGGCCGGAACTGGACGCTGCCCGGCGCCAGCTCGCTCGTGCAGGTCAACGACAACACCGTGTGCTTCGCGTTCGTCCAGATGGCGTCGTCCATGCCAGCGGCAATCGACTCGCCGGCGGTCATCCTCGGGGGGCACCAGATGGAGAACAACCTGCTGATGTTCGATCTGGTGAAGGAGACGTTCGCGTTCAGTGGGCTTCTCCTCGGAATCCGCACTACGTGCAGCAACTTCAACTTCACCATGGGCAGTTCTTATTAG
- the LOC123075497 gene encoding uncharacterized protein — protein sequence MARQLVAAVAALVAVCALAAAAGVQAQPPRKLPPNYHMISPGKFGQRSQQLSCKDTNGRKAGCMGKCDKRCPNQCIVLCPSCKTYCMCDFYAGVSCGDPRFTGGDGNNFYFHGKKDQDFCIVSDADLHINAHFIGKRNPSMSRDFTWIQALGIRFAHHRLFMGAKNTTSWNGDVDHLEMSFDDAAIEIPIEVGARWQSAAVPGLTVTRTAATNGVRVHLRGVFDIMANVVPITEEDSRIHNYGVAGSGDSLAHLDIGFKFHDLTDDVHGVLGQTYRSDYVNEMSVHASMPVMGGAPNYVSSDIFAADCAVSRFGRNTGISMVTGKTD from the exons ATGGCGCGGCAACTCGTTGCTGCGGTGGCCGCTCTGGTGGCCGTGTGCGCCCTGGCGGCGGCCGCCGGCGTCCAGGCCCAGCCGCCGAGGAAGCTGCCGCCCAACTACCACATGATCAGCCCGGGCAAGTTCGGGCAGAGGAGCCAGCAGCTGTCGTGCAAGGACACCAACGGCAGGAAGGCGGGCTGCATGGGCAAGTGCGACAAGCGCTGCCCCAACCAGTGCATCGTCCTCTGCCCCAGCTGCAAGACATACTGCA TGTGCGACTTCTACGCGGGCGTGTCCTGCGGTGACCCGCGCTTCACCGGCGGCGACGGCAACAACTTCTACTTCCACGGCAAGAAGGACCAGGACTTCTGCATCGTCTCCGACGCCGACCTCCACATCAACGCCCACTTCATCGGCAAGCGCAACCCCTCCATGAGCCGCGACTTCACCTGGATCCAGGCCCTCGGCATCCGCTTCGCCCACCACCGTCTCTTCATGGGAGCCAAGAATACCACCAGCTGGAACGGCGACGTCGACCACCTCGAGATGTCCTTCGACGACGCGGCCATCGAGATCCCGATCGAGGTCGGCGCACGGTGGCAGTCGGCCGCGGTGCCAGGGCTGACCGTCACGAGGACCGCGGCCACCAACGGAGTGAGGGTGCACCTGAGGGGCGTGTTCGACATCATGGCCAACGTGGTGCCGATCACCGAGGAGGACTCGCGCATCCACAACTATGGCGTCGCGGGGTCGGGCGACAGCCTCGCGCACCTCGACATCGGGTTCAAGTTCCACGACCTCACCGACGACGTGCACGGCGTGCTCGGCCAGACCTACCGCTCCGACTACGTGAACGAGATGAGTGTGCACGCTAGCATGCCTGTCATGGGTGGCGCGCCAAACTATGTCTCCTCCGACATTTTTGCTGCCGACTGCGCCGTCTCCAGGTTCGGCCGCAACACCGGCATCTCCATGGTCACCGGCAAGACCGACTGA